One Spirochaeta africana DSM 8902 genomic window carries:
- a CDS encoding heme-degrading domain-containing protein, with protein MSEILTRLQAEEDALVFSRFDETDVWVLGCLLADTARAGQAPVAIDISSPDRVLFHYACPGATPDNGYWIARKRRTVFRFGRSSLAVGEKLRQAGKTIEEKYLISEQEYAAHGGSFPVRVKNVGVVAAVTVSGLAQAEDHAMVVAALQQLQRQQNTADT; from the coding sequence ATGAGCGAAATACTCACACGATTACAGGCCGAAGAGGACGCGCTGGTATTCTCCCGGTTCGATGAGACTGATGTATGGGTGCTGGGGTGCCTGCTGGCGGACACTGCGCGTGCCGGTCAGGCCCCGGTGGCGATCGATATATCGTCTCCTGATCGCGTCCTGTTTCATTACGCCTGTCCGGGCGCCACCCCGGATAACGGCTACTGGATCGCACGAAAACGACGCACCGTGTTTCGCTTTGGCCGCAGCTCGCTGGCAGTGGGCGAGAAACTGCGGCAGGCTGGCAAAACCATAGAAGAAAAATACCTCATCAGCGAGCAGGAGTATGCCGCTCATGGCGGGAGTTTTCCGGTGCGGGTTAAGAATGTTGGTGTGGTTGCGGCGGTAACGGTTTCCGGGCTTGCCCAGGCCGAAGATCACGCAATGGTTGTGGCGGCCTTGCAACAGCTTCAGCGGCAGCAGAACACAGCGGACACGTAG
- a CDS encoding O-acetyl-ADP-ribose deacetylase has translation MLRVLQADITTLKVDAIVNAANESLLGGGGVDGAIHRAAGPGLLAECRKIGGCPTGEARITQGYNLPARRVIHTVGPVWHGGTRGEAELLAACYRNSLELALHHGLHRIAFPSISTGVYGYPKDAAARIAVATVSQMAGSSGFDEVIFCCFSAEDLAVYQQVLAGQRGPHGQSGKSGQAGQHG, from the coding sequence ATGCTGCGGGTTCTGCAGGCAGATATCACGACCCTGAAGGTGGATGCAATCGTGAATGCTGCCAACGAGTCGCTGCTGGGCGGCGGCGGTGTGGATGGGGCTATTCATCGGGCGGCTGGCCCCGGGCTGCTGGCTGAGTGTCGTAAGATTGGCGGGTGTCCTACTGGCGAGGCAAGGATTACGCAGGGATACAACCTGCCGGCGCGCCGGGTTATCCATACCGTCGGCCCGGTGTGGCATGGCGGCACGCGCGGGGAGGCGGAGCTGTTGGCTGCCTGCTACCGCAACAGCCTGGAACTGGCGCTGCATCACGGACTGCACAGGATTGCATTTCCCTCAATCAGCACCGGGGTGTATGGCTATCCCAAGGATGCTGCGGCCAGGATTGCGGTCGCAACAGTAAGCCAGATGGCGGGCAGCTCCGGATTCGATGAGGTGATCTTTTGCTGCTTTTCGGCAGAGGATCTTGCCGTGTATCAGCAGGTGCTGGCCGGTCAGCGCGGGCCGCACGGGCAGTCTGGTAAGTCCGGGCAGGCCGGGCAGCATGGGTGA
- a CDS encoding MFS transporter encodes METRKSLPVSIQVLYGIGVSYAIVDQIFNQWVLYFYLPPEGSGLPTGLLPAGLIALALMASRLVDTIADPLIGFWSDRVDSRWGRRIPFLFIGAIPLGLCTVAFFYPVTVSQNATFLSLMLVGCLFFIFYTIVGAPYNAMIPEISQTQADRLNLSTWQSVFRLIYTALAMILPGVMIAAIGQGDTARGIRGMAAVFAVLMVIGIMVTCFGIDERKLSGGKVSQLNLWHSLGSMFKNREFLVYLAGFLFFFVGFNVLRQSMNYYVVVIMGLGEASITLASALLFGLSAAFFYPVNLISKRVGYRKPMLASLAMLMVISVCFYGLGRVFPTSFGFLFFALMGIPVAGAAFIFPPAMLSEISAVAAHKSGEQIEGLFFGVQGFFLKMAAFIAIAILPVLLVSGQGLSLVDSLVKPPTGVGVTGIYRTTLVAAASFAISFFFYFLYHEEFLPPEADAAGNAGTAGKDGAAGNAGAAGVHSQSDQRDTREDS; translated from the coding sequence ATGGAAACACGAAAATCTCTGCCTGTGTCGATTCAGGTGCTGTACGGGATCGGGGTGAGCTACGCGATTGTTGATCAGATCTTCAATCAATGGGTGCTGTATTTCTATCTGCCGCCGGAGGGGAGCGGGCTGCCGACCGGGCTGCTGCCGGCGGGGTTGATCGCCCTGGCGCTGATGGCCTCGCGGCTGGTGGATACCATCGCGGATCCCCTGATCGGGTTCTGGTCGGATCGGGTGGATTCGCGCTGGGGGCGCCGGATTCCCTTTCTGTTTATCGGGGCAATTCCGCTGGGGTTGTGCACGGTAGCGTTTTTCTATCCGGTAACCGTGAGTCAGAATGCGACCTTTTTATCGCTGATGCTTGTGGGATGTCTGTTCTTTATCTTCTATACGATTGTGGGCGCGCCGTATAATGCGATGATTCCCGAGATCTCGCAGACACAGGCGGATCGCCTGAACCTTTCGACCTGGCAGTCGGTGTTCCGGCTGATCTATACCGCGCTGGCGATGATCCTGCCGGGGGTGATGATAGCCGCGATTGGCCAGGGGGACACGGCCCGCGGTATTCGCGGGATGGCGGCGGTCTTCGCCGTCCTTATGGTGATCGGGATCATGGTGACCTGCTTCGGGATTGATGAGCGTAAGCTGAGCGGGGGAAAGGTGTCGCAGCTGAACCTGTGGCACTCGCTGGGGTCGATGTTCAAGAACCGGGAGTTTCTGGTGTATCTGGCCGGGTTCCTGTTTTTCTTTGTCGGATTCAACGTGCTGCGGCAGTCGATGAACTACTATGTGGTGGTGATTATGGGGCTGGGCGAGGCGTCGATCACCCTGGCTTCGGCATTGCTGTTCGGGCTTTCGGCGGCGTTTTTCTATCCGGTGAATCTGATCTCCAAACGGGTTGGCTATCGCAAGCCGATGCTGGCATCGCTGGCGATGCTGATGGTGATTTCGGTCTGCTTCTACGGGCTGGGGCGGGTGTTTCCAACCTCGTTCGGGTTTCTGTTTTTCGCGTTGATGGGTATCCCGGTTGCCGGGGCGGCCTTTATCTTTCCCCCGGCGATGCTGAGCGAGATCTCGGCGGTGGCAGCGCATAAATCCGGTGAACAGATCGAGGGTCTGTTCTTCGGGGTGCAGGGGTTCTTTCTCAAGATGGCGGCCTTTATCGCGATAGCGATCCTGCCGGTGCTGCTGGTGTCCGGGCAGGGGCTGTCGCTGGTCGACAGCCTGGTAAAGCCCCCGACCGGGGTCGGGGTGACCGGGATCTACCGTACCACCCTGGTGGCTGCAGCAAGCTTCGCGATCTCGTTTTTCTTCTATTTTCTGTACCACGAGGAGTTTCTGCCTCCGGAGGCCGATGCGGCTGGCAACGCTGGTACGGCCGGTAAGGATGGAGCGGCAGGCAACGCTGGTGCGGCCGGGGTGCATAGCCAGTCCGATCAGCGGGATACACGGGAGGACAGCTGA
- a CDS encoding sodium-dependent transporter has protein sequence MSEATNPNKQRAQWSSEPAFVFSMAAAAVGLGNLWRFPYMVGENGGAAFIIAYLIALAVIALPIMMMEVGAGRLAQGSAVATFRTAHPRIGSMYGWLVVLLTIAITSYYLVITGWTLGYAVRAVSFNLTTFDEFSAGWESLWYFFAVTVLAVLLLIKGVSAIEKLSKLLMPVLLIVILTLVGFATRVDGFAQAREFMFQADLSLLGSGSLWVFAIGQAFYTLAVGQGYLVTYGSYIPEKTHVPRACMVVAGTETAIALLAGFMIFPFVFTFGHDPGEGSQLAFSTLPQVFETMRGGPLLAIAFFLLFFAAAFSSCLAGLKVIIAAIEEEFRLKASQAVLVVGALMLLLGIPSALSFTEVQLTVAGMPFLDFMDQFGGTNVVIASGIIGAGLFCWLVPRIRIHRSLTTTSRGWERVIVRVGRALPVLGILLVIWQIL, from the coding sequence ATGAGTGAAGCAACCAATCCGAACAAGCAACGCGCCCAGTGGTCGTCCGAGCCGGCTTTCGTATTCTCGATGGCAGCGGCGGCGGTCGGGCTGGGCAATCTGTGGCGTTTCCCGTATATGGTGGGCGAGAACGGCGGGGCTGCCTTTATCATAGCCTATCTGATTGCTCTGGCGGTTATTGCACTGCCCATCATGATGATGGAGGTTGGTGCTGGTCGTCTGGCTCAGGGCAGTGCGGTTGCAACCTTTCGCACGGCTCATCCGCGAATCGGCAGCATGTATGGATGGCTGGTGGTGCTGCTGACCATCGCCATTACCAGTTACTACCTGGTAATAACCGGCTGGACACTTGGCTACGCAGTACGGGCGGTTTCCTTTAATCTGACAACCTTCGATGAGTTCAGTGCCGGCTGGGAGTCGCTGTGGTACTTTTTCGCGGTTACGGTTCTGGCCGTTCTCCTGTTGATAAAGGGGGTTTCTGCTATCGAGAAGCTTTCCAAGCTGCTGATGCCGGTTCTGTTGATCGTGATACTGACCCTGGTGGGGTTTGCTACCCGGGTAGATGGCTTTGCCCAGGCGCGAGAATTCATGTTTCAGGCTGATCTCAGTCTGCTGGGAAGCGGTTCGCTGTGGGTGTTCGCAATCGGTCAGGCGTTCTATACCCTGGCGGTCGGGCAGGGGTACCTGGTTACCTACGGGAGCTACATCCCCGAGAAAACCCATGTACCGCGTGCGTGCATGGTGGTAGCCGGCACCGAGACTGCGATCGCGCTGCTGGCCGGGTTTATGATCTTCCCGTTTGTGTTCACCTTTGGCCATGACCCGGGTGAGGGCAGCCAGCTGGCATTCAGTACCCTGCCGCAGGTGTTCGAGACCATGCGCGGCGGGCCGCTACTGGCGATCGCGTTTTTCCTGCTGTTCTTTGCGGCCGCCTTCAGTTCCTGCCTTGCCGGTCTCAAGGTGATCATCGCTGCCATAGAGGAGGAGTTCCGTTTGAAGGCATCCCAGGCAGTGCTGGTGGTTGGTGCGCTGATGCTGCTGTTGGGAATTCCGTCGGCACTCAGCTTTACCGAGGTCCAGCTGACGGTGGCGGGCATGCCGTTTCTTGATTTTATGGATCAGTTCGGCGGCACCAATGTGGTGATTGCGTCCGGGATTATCGGCGCCGGTCTGTTCTGCTGGCTGGTACCACGCATCCGCATTCACCGGAGCCTGACCACCACCAGTCGCGGTTGGGAACGGGTGATTGTGCGCGTCGGGCGGGCGCTGCCGGTGCTGGGGATTCTGCTGGTTATCTGGCAGATCCTCTGA
- a CDS encoding nitroreductase family protein: MIGTIDTQRCVRCGLCIQDCIADAIDPDTMVIDQHRCIRCSHCSAICPVVAVSWHDALGNPMGAGEPVEPVSDSTVQELENLILRRRSVRSYHPEPLPAPLLQRLLETVNHAPTGTNSRGVGVTVVNSPQRMRELSDLAMRFFRRLGRLVLNPVTVPWILLLGGRTGLRKLRGYQRHIDRYFEGHNNLTHGAPALLVFHADRRSSCPSEDALIWAATAALHAESLGLGTCYNGFLVRAARLHRPIRRWLDLPRGHRVYETLLIGSPRVQYPRAACREPSYTRIIE; the protein is encoded by the coding sequence ATGATTGGTACGATTGACACCCAACGCTGTGTCCGCTGCGGTCTGTGTATCCAGGACTGTATTGCGGACGCCATCGACCCGGATACAATGGTGATTGATCAGCACCGCTGCATTCGCTGCAGCCATTGTTCGGCGATCTGCCCGGTAGTCGCGGTGTCCTGGCATGATGCCCTGGGGAATCCGATGGGGGCAGGGGAGCCTGTCGAACCGGTGTCGGATAGCACCGTGCAGGAACTGGAAAACCTGATTTTGCGCCGCCGCAGTGTGCGCAGCTATCATCCGGAGCCACTGCCGGCGCCGCTGCTGCAGCGTCTGCTGGAAACAGTAAACCACGCCCCGACCGGAACAAACTCGCGCGGGGTCGGGGTGACGGTGGTCAACTCTCCGCAGCGGATGCGGGAGCTGAGCGACCTGGCTATGCGGTTTTTCCGCCGCCTGGGTCGGCTTGTTCTGAACCCGGTTACTGTGCCGTGGATATTGCTGTTGGGCGGTCGCACGGGACTGCGCAAGCTGCGCGGGTACCAACGACATATCGATCGATATTTCGAGGGGCACAACAACCTCACGCATGGTGCGCCGGCATTGCTGGTATTCCATGCTGATCGGAGATCCAGCTGTCCGAGTGAGGACGCGCTTATCTGGGCTGCAACGGCTGCGTTGCATGCGGAAAGCCTGGGGTTGGGGACGTGCTACAACGGGTTCCTGGTCAGGGCAGCGCGGCTGCATCGACCGATACGCCGTTGGTTGGATCTGCCGCGGGGACACCGGGTGTATGAAACCCTGCTGATCGGGTCTCCCCGGGTACAGTATCCGCGGGCAGCCTGTCGGGAGCCATCCTATACCCGGATAATTGAGTAG
- the mazG gene encoding nucleoside triphosphate pyrophosphohydrolase has product MNSDQKPSAHRLQPPGPETPGFERLCTIVRQLRSPQGCPWDQKQTPKTLRAAMIEEAYEAVEAINDGELSHIQEELGDVYLMITMIAAIYEEGGSISIENALQEVCEKLIRRHPHVFGEAAADNPEAVAARWENIKVEVEGRRPKDSVLDEVSHALPPLERSYRLQKEAAKKGFDWLQAEPVWDKIHEELQETRDAWQAREAATASDNAATGPAAAADSTAAADSTAAADSTAAAAARDHLEEELGDLLFSVVNVARFLKIDPAIALQRANAKFDHRFRYVEKAMAARGSQMTQDAFEEMDLLWEEAKQHER; this is encoded by the coding sequence ATGAACAGCGACCAGAAACCCTCTGCACATCGACTGCAGCCTCCCGGGCCCGAAACCCCCGGATTTGAACGGCTCTGTACCATCGTCCGCCAGCTGCGTTCCCCACAGGGCTGCCCATGGGATCAGAAACAGACCCCGAAAACCCTGCGTGCTGCCATGATCGAGGAGGCCTATGAGGCGGTCGAGGCCATTAACGATGGCGAACTCTCCCATATCCAGGAGGAACTGGGGGACGTCTACCTGATGATTACCATGATCGCCGCCATCTACGAGGAGGGCGGCAGTATCAGTATCGAGAACGCCCTGCAGGAGGTCTGTGAAAAACTGATCCGCCGTCATCCGCATGTGTTTGGCGAGGCGGCAGCAGACAATCCGGAGGCAGTCGCTGCACGATGGGAGAACATCAAGGTCGAGGTGGAGGGGCGCCGGCCAAAGGACTCGGTACTGGATGAGGTCAGCCATGCCCTGCCACCGCTGGAACGATCGTACCGACTGCAGAAAGAGGCTGCCAAAAAGGGATTTGACTGGCTGCAGGCCGAACCGGTATGGGACAAGATCCACGAAGAACTCCAGGAAACCCGCGATGCCTGGCAGGCTCGCGAAGCCGCGACAGCGTCCGACAACGCCGCAACAGGCCCCGCAGCCGCAGCTGACTCCACGGCCGCAGCTGACTCCACGGCCGCAGCTGACTCCACGGCCGCCGCGGCAGCCCGCGACCACCTGGAGGAAGAACTCGGCGACCTGCTGTTCTCGGTGGTAAATGTCGCACGCTTTCTGAAGATCGACCCGGCTATTGCCCTCCAGCGGGCGAATGCCAAATTTGACCATCGCTTTCGCTATGTCGAGAAGGCCATGGCCGCACGCGGCAGCCAGATGACTCAGGATGCGTTCGAAGAGATGGATCTGCTCTGGGAGGAAGCAAAACAACATGAACGGTAA
- a CDS encoding MFS transporter has translation MVDMHHGRALPRGWIFIMGLIGSLMTLPGQTNGVSAFTDHLIEAVQITRDQLSLAYLLGTLTSAFLLPHAGKLYDRWGSRVTGAASAAGLGISLFGLVSLPQVISGAGQLGLPPIAAALISFWLGFFLIRFFGQGMLTLISRNMILKWFDDRRGFAIALLGIGMPLGFSAAPSVLNALIGSVGWQGAWLVLGAILLGFALVAAATYADPPLESGHDATAATRTYAPNTAPIPLLLRPIARLLNRYGLRRTREPMRPVRDRTLSEARRSLGFWVFNGVTTLSGMLVTGFTFHVVAIMGQSGVGRTQALAIFIPTAIIQIAVQTVGSFGSDFVKLKYFAIAHAASLGLMLLSLELLSVTGAAYWLVVLFQGISLGLFGINSAVVWPRFFGLRHLGAISGFSNAWMVAGSALGPYAFSLAERLTGSFYTILYVMGPVALLLTVLGFRAESPARADAGL, from the coding sequence ATGGTAGATATGCATCACGGTCGCGCCCTGCCGCGCGGCTGGATTTTTATAATGGGGCTGATTGGCAGCCTCATGACCCTGCCCGGGCAGACCAACGGGGTGAGCGCCTTTACCGATCATCTGATCGAGGCGGTGCAGATTACCCGTGATCAGTTGAGTCTGGCCTATCTGTTGGGTACGCTTACCAGTGCCTTTCTGCTGCCGCATGCTGGCAAGCTGTACGACCGCTGGGGCAGCCGGGTTACCGGTGCAGCCAGTGCGGCCGGCTTGGGGATCAGCCTGTTCGGGCTGGTGAGTCTGCCGCAGGTGATATCCGGTGCCGGGCAACTGGGGCTGCCGCCGATTGCAGCTGCTCTGATCAGCTTCTGGCTGGGGTTCTTTCTGATCCGGTTTTTCGGACAGGGCATGCTGACACTGATCAGCCGGAACATGATCCTGAAGTGGTTTGATGACCGCCGCGGCTTTGCTATCGCCTTGCTGGGTATCGGGATGCCGCTTGGGTTTTCTGCTGCACCGAGTGTACTCAACGCCTTGATTGGCAGTGTTGGCTGGCAGGGCGCCTGGCTGGTACTGGGGGCGATCCTGCTGGGATTCGCACTGGTTGCTGCGGCAACCTATGCAGATCCACCACTGGAATCCGGCCACGATGCCACCGCGGCAACGCGTACCTATGCACCGAATACCGCACCGATTCCGCTGCTGCTGCGACCGATAGCACGACTGCTGAACCGCTATGGCTTGCGTCGTACGCGTGAGCCGATGCGCCCGGTGCGCGATAGAACGCTGTCGGAGGCTCGCCGCAGCCTGGGTTTCTGGGTTTTCAATGGTGTTACGACCCTGTCCGGGATGCTGGTTACCGGTTTTACCTTCCATGTGGTGGCTATTATGGGGCAGTCAGGCGTTGGCAGGACTCAGGCGCTGGCGATTTTTATTCCGACCGCGATTATCCAGATCGCTGTACAGACTGTCGGCAGTTTCGGGAGCGATTTTGTCAAACTGAAATACTTTGCCATAGCCCATGCCGCATCGCTTGGCTTGATGCTCCTGAGTCTGGAGCTGTTGTCGGTAACCGGTGCGGCGTACTGGCTGGTGGTCCTGTTTCAGGGCATCAGTCTGGGGCTGTTCGGGATCAACTCAGCGGTAGTCTGGCCGAGATTTTTCGGCCTTCGTCATCTGGGGGCGATCAGTGGCTTTTCCAATGCCTGGATGGTAGCCGGCAGTGCACTCGGACCGTATGCCTTCAGCCTGGCTGAACGGCTCACCGGCAGCTTCTACACCATTCTCTATGTGATGGGGCCGGTTGCCCTGTTGCTGACGGTGCTGGGATTCCGGGCCGAAAGTCCTGCGCGGGCAGATGCCGGGCTGTAA
- a CDS encoding DUF72 domain-containing protein produces MGEVLIGTSGYSYRDWVGPVYPAGSPSGDFLRLYSQRFRFVELNFSYYRMPEADLLKGMQRTVDSFGAMATLGASELPAAGADTGSGDLATPGAGTGFRGFRFAIKGHRSLTHERPGGEKLQRDAEAFRRGVSPLLQAGSLAAVVLQFPYSFHYTDENRRYLDALCMALADLPLVVEFRSLDWLRGSVALGLRDRGAGLVAVDAPSLPGLPGAEVSTDLALQAADAEAAGPNTADPMAAATPNTAAPTAVATPDTAAPTAVATPDTAAPTAVATLDTAAPSPVLQTQPGAITYVRFHGRNSETWWEGTNVTRYDYRYSDTELSEWVPRIRALQGASRILLIAFNNHAAGKAVQAAERLQQLLMPEKAD; encoded by the coding sequence ATGGGTGAGGTGCTGATCGGCACCAGCGGGTATTCCTATCGTGACTGGGTTGGTCCGGTCTATCCTGCAGGTTCTCCCAGTGGGGATTTCCTGCGACTCTACAGCCAGAGGTTCCGGTTTGTCGAGCTGAATTTCTCGTACTACCGGATGCCGGAGGCTGATCTTCTGAAGGGGATGCAACGCACGGTGGATTCGTTTGGCGCGATGGCTACACTGGGCGCCAGCGAATTGCCTGCTGCGGGGGCTGATACGGGGAGCGGCGATTTGGCTACACCGGGCGCCGGCACCGGGTTCCGGGGCTTCCGGTTTGCAATCAAGGGACACCGCAGTCTTACGCACGAGCGCCCGGGCGGGGAGAAGCTGCAGCGGGATGCCGAGGCCTTTCGCCGTGGTGTATCGCCGCTGCTGCAGGCTGGATCGCTGGCTGCAGTTGTGCTGCAGTTTCCCTACAGCTTTCACTATACTGATGAAAACCGGCGGTATCTCGATGCACTGTGCATGGCTCTGGCTGATCTGCCGTTGGTGGTAGAGTTCCGCAGCCTCGATTGGCTGCGTGGCTCGGTAGCCTTGGGACTGCGTGATCGTGGGGCGGGGCTTGTCGCGGTAGATGCCCCGTCGCTGCCGGGGCTGCCGGGGGCAGAGGTCAGCACTGATCTGGCACTGCAGGCCGCAGACGCGGAAGCAGCCGGCCCCAACACTGCCGACCCCATGGCCGCAGCCACCCCCAACACAGCCGCGCCCACGGCCGTAGCCACCCCCGACACAGCCGCGCCCACGGCCGTAGCCACCCCCGACACAGCCGCGCCCACGGCCGTAGCCACCCTCGACACAGCCGCGCCCAGTCCCGTCCTGCAGACGCAGCCGGGGGCGATCACCTATGTGCGATTCCACGGTCGTAACAGCGAGACCTGGTGGGAGGGCACCAACGTGACCCGCTATGACTATCGCTACAGCGACACTGAACTCAGCGAATGGGTGCCGCGAATCAGAGCGCTCCAGGGGGCGTCACGTATTTTGCTGATTGCATTCAACAACCATGCTGCCGGCAAGGCAGTGCAGGCGGCTGAGCGCCTGCAGCAGCTGCTTATGCCGGAAAAAGCTGATTGA
- a CDS encoding aldo/keto reductase family protein: MHYRNLGTTGLKVSEIAYGSWLTFGNQVELDNAKAIIRRAVELGINYIDTADVYERGQAEQLLGEILPEYNRRQLVIATKAFWPMSDHPSDRGLSRKHIIDSINGSLQRLKLDYVDLFYCHRFDPEVPLEETLEAVQDIIRQGKALYWGTSEWTAAQIAEAWGICKARGWQTPVVNQPLYNLTNRYIESDVLPVTRNLGMGTANFSPLAQGLLTGKYSKGKIPAGSRAADERLNMFMKDQVADMDLLDRVDKLGEIAKDYNISSAQLALAWVLQQDGISSVIIGASSVKQLEDNAAASGITLKEADLRTINQLFPA, translated from the coding sequence ATGCACTACAGAAATCTCGGAACCACCGGGCTCAAGGTGAGTGAAATCGCCTATGGGTCATGGCTCACCTTTGGCAATCAGGTCGAACTTGACAATGCCAAGGCAATTATCCGTCGGGCAGTCGAGCTCGGGATTAACTATATCGACACCGCCGATGTCTACGAGAGAGGCCAGGCAGAACAGCTGTTGGGTGAGATTCTGCCGGAATATAACCGGCGACAGTTGGTGATTGCCACCAAGGCATTCTGGCCGATGAGCGATCATCCCTCGGACCGCGGCCTGAGCCGTAAACACATAATTGATTCAATCAACGGGAGTCTCCAGCGTCTGAAGCTTGACTACGTCGATCTGTTTTACTGTCACCGCTTCGATCCGGAGGTTCCGCTGGAAGAAACCCTGGAGGCAGTACAGGACATCATCCGACAGGGTAAAGCCCTGTACTGGGGCACCAGCGAGTGGACTGCTGCCCAGATTGCCGAGGCCTGGGGGATCTGCAAGGCACGCGGCTGGCAGACACCGGTAGTGAATCAACCCCTGTATAACCTCACCAACCGCTATATCGAGAGCGACGTCCTGCCGGTAACCCGCAATCTGGGCATGGGTACCGCCAACTTCTCCCCCCTGGCACAGGGCCTGCTGACCGGTAAATACTCCAAAGGCAAGATTCCTGCCGGTAGTCGTGCTGCCGATGAGCGGCTGAACATGTTCATGAAGGATCAGGTAGCAGATATGGACCTGCTCGATCGTGTAGACAAACTCGGCGAGATCGCCAAGGACTACAACATCAGCAGTGCACAGCTTGCGCTTGCATGGGTACTGCAGCAGGACGGAATCAGCAGCGTTATCATTGGAGCCAGTTCGGTAAAACAGCTGGAAGACAACGCTGCAGCATCCGGCATCACCCTGAAGGAAGCAGACCTGCGCACCATCAATCAGCTTTTTCCGGCATAA
- a CDS encoding PilZ domain-containing protein produces MGTSGLPEWAVISPLELFLFLGITGLIVGGLSWYSYTRRQQQQAARLQRARRTFQRLIDQYGLISDERAVVEVLARYLREPEKAYLLLENQALFDACVDQAKSDRVLSEDAAAEVRLKLRFGPKRAGNRALSSVELANGTAVVMKQIPRPAAHGQHRSGQRPGGGHRKGHHDAHRHAGEPHAGRHRVGTHQLVIGRVLKSGASGLRIHTDSGGRPFPPHARILVMYHDASGAYEFETEVLSWADSVLLLKHADRPSPLQQRASFRKRVYLPTYVKRAGSTEPAGLTHFMDLSCTGAAIMNPERRFKAGDHVVLKFHPDSFDYLSVLGKVVRTSRKNSVAHISFENLQPTVQKRLYGYIFRR; encoded by the coding sequence ATGGGTACGTCAGGTCTGCCAGAATGGGCGGTAATCTCTCCACTGGAGCTGTTCCTGTTTCTGGGAATCACCGGATTGATTGTTGGCGGGTTGAGCTGGTACAGCTACACCCGTCGCCAGCAGCAGCAGGCGGCGCGTCTTCAGCGAGCGAGGCGAACCTTTCAGCGGCTCATAGATCAGTACGGGCTGATTTCCGATGAACGGGCTGTGGTCGAGGTGCTGGCACGCTATCTGCGCGAGCCGGAAAAGGCGTATCTGCTGCTGGAAAACCAGGCGTTGTTCGATGCCTGCGTTGACCAGGCAAAGTCAGACCGGGTGCTGTCCGAGGATGCGGCGGCCGAGGTTCGCCTGAAGCTCAGATTCGGGCCCAAGCGTGCAGGCAATCGGGCGCTTTCCAGTGTCGAGCTGGCAAATGGAACCGCAGTGGTTATGAAGCAGATTCCCCGACCGGCGGCTCATGGGCAGCATCGCAGCGGGCAGCGTCCCGGCGGAGGTCACCGCAAGGGGCATCACGACGCACATCGCCATGCGGGAGAACCGCATGCTGGCAGACACCGGGTTGGTACACACCAGCTGGTCATCGGGCGGGTGCTGAAATCCGGTGCAAGCGGCCTTCGGATACACACCGATTCTGGCGGTCGGCCATTCCCGCCGCATGCCCGTATTCTGGTAATGTATCACGATGCGTCAGGAGCATATGAGTTCGAGACCGAGGTGCTTTCGTGGGCGGACTCGGTGCTGCTGCTCAAGCATGCCGATCGGCCCAGCCCCCTGCAGCAGCGGGCCTCGTTTCGCAAGCGGGTCTATCTGCCCACCTATGTCAAGCGAGCCGGCAGCACGGAACCTGCGGGCCTTACCCATTTCATGGATCTGAGCTGTACCGGGGCAGCTATCATGAATCCGGAACGCCGTTTCAAGGCCGGGGATCATGTAGTGCTCAAATTTCATCCCGACAGCTTTGACTATCTGAGTGTACTGGGCAAGGTCGTTCGCACCTCACGTAAAAATTCGGTGGCACACATCAGCTTTGAGAATCTGCAGCCGACGGTGCAGAAGCGGTTATACGGCTACATCTTTCGCCGGTAA